A part of Pantoea vagans genomic DNA contains:
- a CDS encoding ABC transporter substrate-binding protein, whose product MTKRATALIVALGLTASLAQAADAIPVQKVDQALHDRLPDEIKKAGKMISVNNGSFPPYEIVNGPHAMEGASAELTTALAQLLGVKIEHATVSGLSGVLTGINAGRYQLAIGPIGDYPDRQQKVDFVDFVQEFVVFGVQKGNPAKINQLDDTCGKRIAVMAAGSAEQVIRKQSAQCVADGKPAVTVQAFTDQPSSILAVRSKRSDAFFSSQAPLTYFVNQAKGQLELAGKGHKNGFGDIFQGTVVPKGSPLGQVVLDAYKELYQNGTYAAIMKKWQLEGNMTKAPGLNLAKEASK is encoded by the coding sequence ATGACGAAGAGAGCAACCGCCTTAATCGTGGCGCTGGGGCTGACTGCCTCCCTGGCGCAGGCTGCCGACGCTATTCCGGTGCAAAAAGTTGACCAGGCCCTGCATGATCGGCTGCCGGATGAAATCAAAAAAGCGGGCAAAATGATTTCAGTGAACAACGGTTCATTTCCGCCCTATGAAATCGTTAATGGCCCGCACGCGATGGAGGGCGCCTCAGCGGAGCTAACCACCGCGCTGGCGCAACTGCTGGGTGTGAAAATCGAGCATGCGACGGTGAGCGGCCTGTCAGGCGTGCTGACCGGCATCAATGCGGGTCGCTATCAGCTGGCGATTGGCCCGATTGGTGATTATCCGGACCGCCAGCAGAAAGTGGACTTCGTCGATTTTGTGCAGGAGTTTGTGGTGTTCGGCGTGCAGAAGGGGAATCCGGCAAAAATTAATCAGCTGGATGACACCTGCGGCAAGCGTATTGCGGTTATGGCCGCTGGCTCTGCGGAACAGGTTATCCGTAAACAGTCAGCGCAGTGTGTGGCCGATGGAAAGCCGGCGGTGACGGTGCAGGCCTTTACCGATCAGCCTTCGTCTATTCTGGCGGTGCGCTCTAAACGTTCCGATGCCTTCTTCTCATCACAGGCTCCACTGACTTACTTTGTTAATCAGGCGAAGGGACAACTTGAACTGGCGGGCAAAGGGCACAAAAACGGTTTTGGCGATATCTTCCAGGGTACTGTGGTGCCAAAAGGCTCACCGCTGGGCCAGGTGGTATTGGATGCCTACAAAGAGCTGTATCAGAACGGCACTTATGCAGCGATCATG
- a CDS encoding GNAT family N-acetyltransferase: MNIRQAELKDSFALSALLSELGYGGTESFIEQRLAQLCSDPSEALLVAEHGSQVLGFLSLHFIPQLALAGDFARISYFCIAEGERSKGVGQQLLQHAETLAARRGCDRMEVHCHQSRLKANQFYAREGYAESPRYLIKDLQAG; the protein is encoded by the coding sequence ATGAACATACGTCAGGCAGAGTTGAAAGACAGTTTTGCGTTGAGTGCCTTGCTGAGCGAATTAGGCTATGGCGGCACCGAAAGCTTTATTGAACAGCGCCTGGCGCAGTTATGCAGCGATCCCAGTGAAGCGCTGCTGGTGGCGGAACATGGCAGTCAGGTGCTGGGTTTTCTTTCCCTGCACTTTATTCCTCAGCTGGCCCTGGCCGGTGATTTTGCCCGCATCAGCTACTTCTGCATTGCAGAGGGTGAGCGCAGTAAAGGCGTCGGCCAGCAACTGCTTCAGCACGCTGAAACGCTGGCAGCGCGTCGTGGCTGCGATCGCATGGAAGTCCATTGCCATCAGTCACGTCTCAAGGCGAATCAGTTCTACGCCCGCGAAGGTTATGCTGAGTCACCCCGTTATCTCATCAAAGATCTGCAAGCGGGTTAA
- a CDS encoding PLP-dependent aminotransferase family protein, whose amino-acid sequence MTESVDLNWFCSQITSPSVKGIAQAASALIRDGQIATGMQMPAVREIAEQLGISPATVSAAWAQLRKQKVLAGKGRSGVWVSGNTVMPRPIRFEKIGNYGDNIRADLTLASPDPALLPDLQRALQAALHSPQLNSYTREAISAPLLQAIKPRWPYAAEAFLATDGGFDAMNLLVQTLVSPGDRVIIEDPTATRLLDMLDNVGAEILPLACDEEGPLPDVLSVLLEQAPVMLIYQPRTHSATGNSISVARRQALAQVLQMSSTLIVEDDGIGDLSAEASWSLGSHFPERTLHIRSFSKAYGPDLRLAVLSATSEMVKRIQSWRNFGVSWTSRILQDAVAWLLEDKATQQQIATARAIYRQRREAMLTSLARRGLSLPLRDGLSLYIPVASEQFAMITLAARGIAVVPGERCRLGPTQFIRVSIASLRDEQREMIAGALVIASGREVNPLADL is encoded by the coding sequence ATGACAGAGAGCGTCGACCTCAACTGGTTTTGCAGCCAGATAACATCGCCTTCGGTGAAAGGCATCGCCCAGGCCGCCTCCGCCCTGATTCGGGACGGACAGATTGCGACAGGCATGCAGATGCCTGCGGTGCGGGAGATCGCGGAGCAGCTGGGCATCAGTCCGGCAACCGTTTCTGCTGCCTGGGCGCAACTCAGAAAGCAGAAAGTACTGGCGGGCAAAGGACGCAGTGGTGTCTGGGTCAGTGGCAACACGGTGATGCCGCGTCCGATTCGCTTTGAGAAGATCGGTAACTACGGCGATAACATCCGGGCCGATCTGACTCTGGCCTCACCCGATCCTGCCCTGCTGCCTGACCTGCAGCGCGCCCTGCAGGCGGCCCTGCACTCACCGCAACTCAATAGCTACACCCGTGAAGCGATTTCAGCGCCGCTGCTTCAGGCGATTAAGCCGCGCTGGCCCTATGCGGCAGAAGCGTTTCTGGCAACGGATGGCGGTTTTGATGCGATGAACCTGCTGGTACAGACCCTCGTCTCGCCGGGTGACCGGGTGATTATTGAAGATCCAACCGCAACCCGGCTGCTCGATATGCTGGATAACGTCGGCGCAGAGATCCTGCCGCTGGCATGTGATGAGGAGGGTCCGCTGCCGGATGTCCTGTCTGTTCTGCTGGAGCAGGCACCGGTGATGCTGATCTATCAGCCCCGTACTCACTCCGCTACCGGGAACAGCATCAGCGTGGCGCGACGTCAGGCACTGGCGCAGGTTCTGCAGATGAGCAGCACACTGATTGTTGAGGATGATGGGATTGGCGATCTCTCCGCGGAGGCGAGCTGGAGCCTGGGTTCGCACTTTCCTGAGAGAACATTGCACATCCGTTCATTTTCCAAAGCCTACGGGCCGGATCTGCGGCTGGCCGTGCTCTCTGCCACCTCGGAGATGGTGAAGCGGATTCAGTCATGGCGAAATTTTGGCGTCAGCTGGACCAGCCGCATTCTGCAGGACGCAGTCGCGTGGCTGCTGGAGGATAAGGCAACGCAACAGCAGATTGCCACCGCGCGCGCAATCTACCGGCAACGACGCGAAGCGATGCTGACGTCGCTGGCGCGGCGCGGTCTCTCTCTGCCGCTTCGCGACGGGTTAAGCCTCTATATCCCGGTAGCGTCGGAGCAGTTTGCCATGATTACGCTGGCGGCACGCGGGATTGCGGTCGTGCCGGGCGAGCGCTGTCGGCTTGGCCCCACGCAGTTTATTCGCGTCAGCATCGCCAGCCTCAGGGATGAACAGCGGGAGATGATTGCCGGGGCACTGGTCATCGCCTCCGGACGGGAAGTTAACCCGCTTGCAGATCTTTGA
- a CDS encoding ABC transporter substrate-binding protein yields MAKLLIRLAVRDWDYFTPLALGDIRPEGFDLQIDRVGTLVNDLATSPDYDAGEVSFSRYAQSRARGDETLLGLPHFLMRGFRQRCIITTASSALTTPAELKGKRIGVTGWQDSGNTWTRTVLREAGVEIDDVFWYAGRLTAEHPIVDRLAGFGRPGRIEPAPDERPLIEMLQAGELDAIFTPFMPEGFFLPDSGLRQLQTDFYQAERDYFHRVGYVPGIHILALKPALAAEHPWLPAALSEVIDRSYQLWMQKREKYADTTPWLLDDLRRTAQELPADWNQNGFSANRKMIADFSRELYQQGLTHQLLTPEAMFPAAAGEEK; encoded by the coding sequence ATGGCAAAGCTACTCATCAGACTGGCGGTACGCGACTGGGACTACTTCACCCCACTGGCGCTGGGCGATATCAGACCGGAAGGCTTTGATCTGCAGATCGACCGCGTCGGCACGCTGGTGAATGACCTGGCGACCAGCCCTGATTATGACGCGGGCGAAGTCTCCTTCAGCCGCTACGCCCAGAGCCGGGCCAGAGGCGACGAAACCTTACTCGGCCTGCCGCACTTTCTGATGCGCGGCTTCCGTCAGCGCTGCATCATCACCACCGCCAGCAGCGCCCTCACTACGCCTGCAGAGCTGAAAGGCAAAAGGATTGGCGTCACCGGCTGGCAGGATTCGGGCAATACCTGGACACGCACGGTGCTGCGTGAAGCAGGTGTCGAAATTGATGATGTCTTCTGGTATGCCGGTCGTCTTACGGCAGAGCATCCGATAGTCGATCGGCTGGCGGGATTTGGCCGGCCCGGCCGCATTGAGCCGGCTCCTGACGAGCGACCGCTGATTGAGATGCTGCAGGCAGGTGAGCTGGATGCCATCTTCACACCGTTTATGCCGGAGGGCTTTTTCCTGCCTGATTCGGGTCTGCGGCAGCTGCAGACCGATTTTTATCAGGCGGAACGGGACTACTTTCACCGTGTCGGCTATGTGCCGGGCATTCATATTCTGGCCCTTAAACCGGCGCTGGCGGCGGAACATCCGTGGCTGCCTGCGGCGTTAAGTGAAGTGATTGATCGCTCTTATCAGCTGTGGATGCAGAAAAGAGAGAAATATGCCGACACCACGCCGTGGCTGCTGGACGATTTGCGACGCACTGCGCAGGAATTACCGGCGGACTGGAATCAGAATGGTTTTAGCGCTAACAGGAAGATGATTGCGGACTTTAGCCGCGAGCTTTATCAGCAGGGACTGACCCACCAATTACTGACGCCGGAAGCGATGTTTCCGGCCGCTGCGGGAGAAGAGAAATGA
- a CDS encoding deaminated glutathione amidase, with translation MKVALGQFAVSREWQDNAHICLDLMQRASEGGADLLVLPEGVLARDIADPDLVLKAAQPLDGPFLSQLLAASKHTALTTMMSVHVPTDQQKALNVLVAIRNGEIIAAYEKLHLYDAFAMQESQRVNPGHVIPPLIDVAGMKVGLMTCYDVRFPELARRLVLDGADVLVLPAAWVKGPLKEMHWELLTRARALENTCYMVAVGECGPRNIGNSLVVDPLGVAVANAAESPALLFADLDPERVAYARRVLPVLENRRFARPELN, from the coding sequence ATGAAAGTGGCACTGGGACAGTTTGCGGTAAGCCGCGAATGGCAGGACAACGCTCATATCTGTCTGGATTTAATGCAGCGTGCGTCAGAAGGGGGGGCCGACCTGCTGGTCCTGCCGGAAGGTGTGCTGGCGCGTGATATTGCCGACCCTGATTTAGTACTGAAGGCAGCACAGCCGCTGGATGGCCCTTTTCTGAGCCAGTTGCTGGCCGCCAGCAAGCACACGGCGCTGACCACCATGATGAGCGTTCACGTTCCCACCGACCAGCAAAAAGCGCTCAACGTGCTGGTGGCTATCCGTAACGGTGAGATCATCGCCGCCTATGAAAAGCTGCATCTGTACGATGCCTTTGCGATGCAGGAGTCGCAGCGGGTCAATCCGGGCCATGTCATTCCGCCGCTGATTGACGTCGCGGGTATGAAAGTCGGATTAATGACCTGCTATGACGTACGTTTCCCGGAGCTGGCGCGTCGGCTGGTGCTGGATGGTGCAGACGTACTGGTGCTGCCTGCTGCCTGGGTTAAAGGTCCGCTGAAAGAGATGCACTGGGAGTTACTGACCCGCGCCCGTGCGCTGGAGAATACCTGCTATATGGTGGCGGTGGGCGAGTGTGGCCCACGCAATATCGGCAACAGTCTGGTGGTCGATCCGCTTGGCGTCGCGGTGGCGAATGCGGCGGAGTCACCCGCACTGCTGTTTGCCGATCTCGACCCTGAGCGCGTCGCCTATGCCCGCCGGGTACTGCCAGTGCTGGAGAACCGACGCTTCGCCCGTCCCGAACTCAACTGA
- the cspE gene encoding transcription antiterminator/RNA stability regulator CspE has translation MSKIKGNVKWFNESKGFGFITPEDGSKDVFVHFSAIQSNGFKTLAEGQRVEFEITDGAKGPSAANVISL, from the coding sequence ATGTCTAAGATCAAAGGTAACGTTAAGTGGTTTAATGAATCTAAAGGATTCGGTTTCATTACTCCTGAAGATGGCAGCAAAGATGTATTCGTACATTTCTCTGCAATCCAGAGCAACGGCTTCAAAACTCTGGCTGAAGGTCAGCGTGTAGAGTTTGAAATCACCGACGGCGCTAAAGGCCCATCTGCTGCTAACGTTATCAGTCTGTAA